In Anthocerotibacter panamensis C109, the sequence AGGCCCTGGTGGTACGCTTATGCCAGAACCAGTAATGGTTGACCCGGCTGAACGCTCTCCCGGGCGCAAGGTCTAGGGAGGCCATCTGTTACCGTTATGAGCACAACAAAGATTTTGGTTGTAGACGATGAACTGACCATAAGAACCCTGGTGCGTCGCTATCTGGAGCGAGAAGGCTATCAGGTTGAGATTGCTGAGAATGGGGAGATGGCCTTACGTCTGTTCGAGCAGATGGAGCCGGAATTGGTGGTTCTGGACCTGATGCTCCCGGATATCAACGGCTACGAACTCTGCCAACGGATGCAGAGCCGCACCAATGTCTATATCTTGATGCTCACCGCCCGTTCGGATGAATCTGACAAGGTACAGGGGTTTGCCCTCGGGGCGGACGACTACCTGACCAAACCGTTTAGCCTCAAGGAACTCAGTGCCCGCATCTCAGCCATCCTCAAAAGACAACGCAGCAGTAGCCAGCCGACCGATCAAATCCTCAAATACCGCTCCATTGCCATTGATCCGGTACGCCGTGAGGTGCGGATGGCTGGGTCGGACCTCATCGAACTGACAGCCCTGGAGTTTGATCTACTCTACCTGCTGGCCCAGGCTCCAGGAAAAGTCTGGCGGCGCTCGGACCTCATCCGCGAGGTGTGGGGCTATGACTATGTAGGGGACGAACGGGTCGTAGATGTGCACATCGGCCAGATCCGCAAGAAGCTGGAGAACAATACCAGTGAGCCGCTCTTTGTCAAAACAGTCCGCGGGGTGGGCTACAAATTTGACGAAGGCCCTGGAAACTGAGGCTAGAGCGGGTAGGCAGTTTGCCAAGCTGGGTGCGGACCGGAGGGGTGCTGTTTTTGGGCTGAAACAGACAGACGTCCTCGGGATGGCGCGGGGCGGTAGGTGCGGGAATAGGAAGGCTGCAAAAACGACACCACTTCAAGAATAAAAGGAGGGCGTCGGAAGCTCGTGGTTGAGCGCCCAGTCACCCAGCTCGTGCACTTTGGCATCGACAGAGTCGTGGAGGGTGAGGGTACGGACATTGCGCCAGTAGCGGTCAAAGCGAAACTTGCTGTCCGTGGCTCTAGCCCCCATTACTTCAAAAACCTGGGCGGTGATGTCCAACGCGACTTTGGAGGTCAAGACTTTGGCGCTGGCAATGGTGAGGGCATGCTCCCCCCGCTCTTGGGGGGTCAATTCATCGCCCCGGTCCCAGGCGGT encodes:
- a CDS encoding response regulator transcription factor — translated: MSTTKILVVDDELTIRTLVRRYLEREGYQVEIAENGEMALRLFEQMEPELVVLDLMLPDINGYELCQRMQSRTNVYILMLTARSDESDKVQGFALGADDYLTKPFSLKELSARISAILKRQRSSSQPTDQILKYRSIAIDPVRREVRMAGSDLIELTALEFDLLYLLAQAPGKVWRRSDLIREVWGYDYVGDERVVDVHIGQIRKKLENNTSEPLFVKTVRGVGYKFDEGPGN